A window of the Helianthus annuus cultivar XRQ/B chromosome 4, HanXRQr2.0-SUNRISE, whole genome shotgun sequence genome harbors these coding sequences:
- the LOC118491490 gene encoding uncharacterized protein LOC118491490, translating to MSVEELQQFEDCCAVIDQAITTEDTDGWRWLGIKDEEFSVAAVKQLMMQDDLVLNEDEFVWCKWIPIKCNIFMWRAERDRLPTKVAIRKRNIALESAECSLCGDQEETAEHLFTGCSITTGVWQAISAWCQIPQIFAFSIRDLLDIHKFVGGSKIKPKVIRGVVIVTCWKIWKTRNDRVFSQRDSNVANIVADVKSISFLWFKHRFKKKSVDWNSSCTLNLM from the coding sequence ATGTCTGtggaagaacttcagcagttcgaagATTGTTGTGCGGTTATTGATCAGGCGATTACGACAGAAGATACAGATGGTTGGCGCTGGTTAGGGATAAAGGATGAGGAGTTCTCTGTAGCGGCTGTTAAGCAATTAATGATGCAAGATGATCTAGTCCTTAATGAAGACGAGTTTGTTTGGTGTAAATGGATTCCTATAAAGTGTAATATCTTTATGTGGCGGGCTGAACGTGATCGTCTACCTACGAAAGTTGCGATTAGGAAGAGGAACATTGCGTTGGAAAGCGCGGAGTGTAGTTTGTGTGGTGATCAGGAGGAAACGGCTGAACATTTGTTTACCGGTTGTAGCATAACAACCGGAGTGTGGCAGGCGATCTCGGCGTGGTGTCAGATCCCACAAATTTTTGCTTTTTCTATTCGGGATCTTTTGGATATTCATAAGTTCGTTGGAGGCTCAAAGATTAAACCTAAAGTTATTCGAGGAGTGGTTATTGTGACGTGTTGGAAGATTTGGAAAACCAGGAATGATCGGGTTTTTTCTCAGCGAGATAGCAACGTGGCGAACATAGTGGCGGACGTGAAGTCTATCAGCTTTTTGTGGTTCAAACATAGGTTCAAAAAGAAAAGTGTCGATTGGAATAGTTCGTGTACTCTTAACTTGATGTAA